GTAATATGTGAAATATGGTTTGCAGTATCATGGATTCTAGACCAGTTTCCAAAATGGTATCCTATAGAACGGGAAACATACCTTGATCGGCTGTCACTGAGGTATATTGAACTTACCCATTTAGTTCCATTAGTAATGATTTCTTGACTTATTGAAATTATTGGGCTTCTTGTCATTCTCTTTCCCCTGAATTAACTTTCTTCTTTATTGATCTGTGCGTGAAGTATGATAGCTTATCATTGTGTGTGATTTTCAGGTATGAAAAAGAAGGGAAACCATCTGAGTTAGCCAGTGTAGATGTTTTCGTAAGTACAGTAGACCCTATGAAAGAACCTCCGCTGATCACTGCGAACACTGTCCTCTCTATTCTCGCGGTTGATTATCCTGTGGATAAAGTTGCATGCTACGTGTCAGATGATGGTGCTGCCATGCTCACATTTGAAGCTCTCTCTGAGACATCTGAATTTGCTAGGAAATGGGTTCCGTtctgtaaaaaatttaatattgagcCCCGAGCCCCTGAGTGGTATTTTTCCCAGAAAATGgactatttgaaaaataaagttcatccaGCATTTGTGAGGGAAAGGCGTGCCATGAAGGTTAGTGACTTCTAATCATTCAGATTCATGTTGATCTAAGTTTTGCTGTAGTATAaccccaaatttgatatatattctCAAAACTGATGTAAGATCTTGTTCAGTGACGTGATGATTATCCTCCCAGTATTAGCTCATGATTGTATTTGGCTGTATTTTTGTACAGAGAGAATATGAAGAATTCAAAGTGAAGATAAATGGGCTGGTTTCCACTGCACAAAAGGTTCCAGAAGATGGTTGGACAATGCAAGATGGAACTCCATGGCCTGGAAACAATGTACGAGACCATCCTGGCATGATTCAGGTAATATTGCAATTCTTTCTAAAATGTATCGATAGTCTCTGGATTCATCTATTGCAAGAGTAATGCATGTTCTGGAAGTAAAATTAGTACTTTGTCCTCAATAAGCGCACAATATGTTTTTGGCAAATCATGATATCGAACTTGATGATCCtaatttttactaatttttttatttgcttggtTTGTTATTTGTCGAATGCATTGGCAAAAGCAGCACTTATGATTCATTGAGGCGCTACTCTTACCAGTAATCTGTCATGTTCAATGAAATCCTGTCATCCAAACTGGTTCTGAAATGGCTTGTTGATTTGACAAATTCTATTGTTCTTACCTCCACGGACTGTTGTCAAGTGATGAATCAGTCTATTAGTACTAGAGTCCCTTACTAATTATGGGGTTTAAGCTACTCAAGTAGATGATTAGCACTGTAAATTTTAGTGATGTACTCATGTGCCATATAAAGAGTATTCTTTTCTTTGTAGGTGTTCCTTGGACAAAGTGGTGTTCGTGATGTGGAAGGAAACGAGTTACCTCGTTTGGTCTATGTTTCTCGTGAGAAGAGACCAGGATTTGAACACCATAAAAAGGCTGGGGCCATGAATGCACTGGTAAGCGTGGGACGTTGGATGACTTGTATATTTATAACGTTTGTAGATGACTTTTTTTGGTCCTGTTATGTGCCTTGTCTAACAATTTACATGTGACCAAGAACTAACAAGCTTTGCCTACGTTTCTATGATTTTGTAGATGCGGGTCACTGCAGTTCTGTCAAATGCCCCTTATCTTCTGAATGTTGACTGTGACcattatattaacaatagcaGAGCACTTAGAGAAGCAATGTGTTTCTTGATGGATCCAACATCAGGAAAAAAAGTCTGTTATGTGCAGTTTCCTCAACGATTTGATGGCATTGATCGTCATGATAGATACTCAAATCGGAATGTTGTATTCTTTGATGTACGTGCAATTTGCTCTcctgcttttctttttcactgATCATTTTATTGATTACAATGAAAAAGCTAATTTCCCAACTGAAAACAGATCAATATGAAAGGATTAGATGGCTTACAAGGACCAATATATGTTGGAACTGGGTGTGTTTTCCGGAGGCAAGCTCTATATGGTTATGATGCACCTGTAAAGAAGAGGCCCCCTGGCAAGACCTGCAACTGCTGGCCTAAATGGTGTTGTCTATGCTGTGGGtccagaaaaaacaagaaattgaagCAAAAGAAGGACAAGAAGAAGTCAAAGAACAGGGAAGCATCAAAGCAGATACATGCTCTTGAAAATATCGAAGAAGGAATTGAAGGTTTTACCAAGCTATTTCACCTATtgtatattattaatttgtgtttaatttttagaaaatctcTTAACCGGTAAAGAGTGGGCTGATATTGCAGAATCAACTTCTGAAAAATCTTCCGAAACATCCCAAATGAAGTTGGAAAAGAAGTTTGGGCAATCTCCAGTGTTTATAGCTTCCACTCTTCTGGAGAATGGTGGAGTTCCTCGAGATGCAAGTCCTGCATCACTGTTGAGAGAGGCCATTCAAGTTATCAGCTGTGGTTATGAAGATAAGACAGAATGGGGCAAGGAAGTAAGTGAGAGCAAGAGACCTGAATTGTTTGAGCCTACCATAAGCAAGTTGTACTTTTATCACCCACATATCATCTAACATTATTGTACTGTACCAGGTTGGCTGGATTTATGGTTCTGTAACAGAAGATATCCTGACAGGATTCAAGATGCACTGCCACGGGTGGCGGTCTGTGTACTGCATACCTAAGCGGCCTGCATTTAAGGGGTCGGCTCCTATTAACCTCTCAGATCGTCTACACCAGGTTCTTCGGTGGGCCCTTGGTTCAGTCGAGATTTTCTTTAGTAGACACTGTCCAATTTGGTATGGTTATGGGGGTGGATTGAAGTGGCTGGAACGATTTTCTTACATAAACTCTGTTGTGTATCCTTGGACATCCATCCCCTTGCTTGTTTACTGTACACTACCGGCTATATGCCTTCTCACTGGGAAATTCATTGTTCCTGAGGTAACACCCCGCTGTCTTATTGTCATGTTCACTTTAAAAAGTGAAACATAGTTATTCTTTATAGCAAGTAGTTACTTTTAATGAAATCTTCTTATcttattattgatttaaaaattgtttttcaacccAGCATGTGTTTTCAAGTTAGATGACTGAAACCATGtttctgttttgatttgttgTGGCTCTATTATGTTTATCAGTCATCCCTTGTTTCTACAAGACTTGTTCTGTTTAACTAGGTTTATTGCATATGGTCCATCAGTTTAACTAGGTTGATTGCATGTACTTGTTCTGTTATCATATGAAAAGCTTGTTTTCATGTAGTACTTGTGTAGAGTGGAAAAATACAGTTTTTTTCTCGTGGTTGATCTCACCACTTCTAATCATCTAGGTTTTGATCTAAATCGGGCCTTTTATGTTATTCAGATCAGTAATTACGCCAGTATTGTGTTCATGGCCCTCTTCATATCTATAGCTGCAACTGGTATCCTCGAGATGCAGTGGGGTGGTGTTGGAATAGATGACTGGTGGAGAAATGAGCAATTTTGGGTGATTGGAGGTGCTTCGGCACACCTTTTTGCTCTCTTCCAGGGTTTGCTCAAGGTTTTGGCAGGTGTCAGCACAAACTTCACTGTGACATCAAAAGCGGCAGATGACGGAGAATTCTCAGAGCTTTACCTATTCAAGTGGACATCACTGTTGATCCCTCCTACAACATTGTTGATCATGAACATAGTGGGTGTTGTGGTTGGGGTCTCAGACGCCATCAATAACGGGTATGATTCATGGGGTCCATTGTTTGGGAGGCTGTTTTTCGCCTTGTGGGTCATCATCCACCTCTACCCATTCCTCAAGGGGCTTCTTGGGAAACAAGATCGCATGCCCACCATCATTTTGGTATGGTCAATTCTGCTGGCTTCAATCCTAACTCTTTTGTGGGTTCGCATAAACCCATTTGTGTCCAAAGGTGGTCCTGTTCTGGAACTGTGCGGATTGAATTGTGATTAGGTGTATTTGGCCAtacataaaaaatgattctGGAGCCAAGAGGCATTCCACAGACAGGGCGCAAAATGCGATGCCCAATGTGACATGCCATGGCCACGATAAACTGAGATTTTTGTGATAAGAAAGCTGTAATTTGGGGGTGTAGATACTTTTGGGTGTGGGAAGacacctttttttcttctttacagggttttcattaattctttaattatattcttatgGGTTCTAGAGGGTTTTGTTCTTCAGGAGTTTCTGTATGTTCAAGGgcattgaataataaattatcccGGTCAATGTGGGGATTCATGTAAGTGTCGTTAACTACAtcctattgtttttattgtctcCCTGCTTGTGACTTGCACATTTATGTTGCGTGCAAATATTATGGCATTTTGTGGTCTCacatttttcttgaaatagCTCGAGATTCGTACTCCTTTTGTTGTCTGTCATTGTAATGTTTCTGACAAGAACCTCTGTTCTGGGATTGGATTTGAGATCTATCAACAAATGCAAAGACTGCTTTTATTGAAGAACCTTAGAATTCCTAGCCTGCAAGGACTTGATGCTTAATCAGTGAAAAGAAGCCTAAACTAGTTTTTTGGGCAGAAAAATTAGTCCCGGACCTAACTAAaaaccggtttggtttggtttgtttGTGTTGGTTTTTTTCCGATAAAAACCGGTAAAACCAATAACTTCTATATAAAGTTATACCGGTACAAGGAAAGATAACCATGCAGAGGGAGAAGATACTAATAAGAAGACAAAATTTACAGATAACTAGAGCAGATCGAACAAACATCAACACCAGGCATTGGATTACTTGAAAGTTCCCATTTttgaaagaagcaaaaaatcaACACTTTGTAATCTTAAATCcaacaatgaataataaataatcacaAGCAAGACTAATtcattagaaacaaaaacacttttacaaaggacaaagaacaaaacaacaaaccTAGTCAAATAGcttaataatttgaaattttaaaatggagATGCCGGCCCTTGAAATATAAATCGTCCAGctcctttgttttctttggtGGTGATTCAAGACCTGCTCCAACTTGTTttgttattaaaacaaaaaaaaaggtaaatcatTGAATACACCTTTTTTAACCTTGTAACTTTGTAATGTAGAAGCTAAATATTTAACTTCACGAGAGAATGTGAAGTCTGTCAGAGAGCTTTACCTATTCACTTcaaattgattttagttttttacaatcaaaactaaatcaaaccgattgatttttctagtttttaaattgatttctttggttttttttctctcagtttgatttttttagtttcttcaatttaatcggttggtcaattttttaaaatatttttaataaacacttcttttcaaagcaaaaatgataaaaaattcaataacggTCAATACCTCTCACAGGACCATAACAATTCTCTCCCCCTTAAAAATCCTTGCCTTTCAAGGTGAGGGTAGGTGGTTTTCAACCAAGATTCCTCCACCCATCCAGTGTTTTTCTTAGTACATCCCTCCCATCGTAACAATACCTTGTTCTTGGTTTTTCTTCTCGAGGTGTAGCTCCTATACACAATATTTACTGGTTTTGGCATGTTCTATTGATTAGAATATAAAACAAGTAACTTTGGTTCAGTAATGTTGTCTTTCCTGGCCCGTTTCTTTATCAATGAAACATGGAAGGTGTTGTGGATGTGTGCTTCTTCGAGAATATTCAACTAGTAAGCCACCTTCCCACTTTCTTAAGAATCTTGAATGATATAATGTTTAAAAGCTAACttcttggtttttatttttgtctatgGTGGACTGTGAAAATGGATGGAGTCTCGGGTATACCCATTTATCCTCTTTGAATTTGAGCTCTTTTCTCCCCTCGATatgcttgctttttttttttttttgcttgtctTGTGATTTTTATAAGTTCTATTTAAGAATCTCTAAttgttcctttctttttttctaacaaTAAATCTAATACTTCATTATTGGTTGAACCTGGTATGTAGTTTGTAATGCTTGGAGATGGTAACCATAAACTGATTTGAATGGGGTGGTCTTGATTGAGGTATTATAACTGGTGTTGTAATTGTATCTATGCCATGGTCAAATAATTTAACTAGCCCTTCGAGGTGGCTTTCAAGAGTCTTGTTGGTGTCTTTGGTTTGGCCATCGATTTGTGGATGGTAAGTCGTAGACATCAACAATTTTACTCCTTGAATCTTGAATAATTCTCCTTAAAATCTGCTAGAAAAAGTAGGATCCTGTCTGAAACTATTTTGTTGGTAATCCATACAACTTTATAACAGGTTATGAAAAAATTAGGCTTTTTTGAAGCACTATAGGAATTATATAAGGGTATAAATTGTGCATTTTTTGCTAATCTATCTACAATCACTAggattacttaataataatttaaattaggtAACCCTTTTATGAAGTCCATTGATATGGATGACGAAGGCCTTATAGGAATTGGTAGGGGCTGCAAAAGCCTAGAAGGTTTAGTATTCTTCCCCTTTACTTTCTGACAAACTTCACATTATTTAGTATAGCCCTTAAATTTCTAAATTCataccaaccaaaaaaaaaaaaatccttcctAACCctctttaatgtttttctataaCATGTTTACCCTGACACATGACTATTATAGGTGTAATTCAAAACTTCTTCTCTTAAAGGactatttttttcacttaaataaATTCTACCTTTGTAGTATAAAATCTCTTCCATGAGTTGAAACTTAGTGAACCTATAATCTCCTTACCTGACTACTGAAAGATCCTATGAATTTCATAATCTTTCTTATAACTAGTTTTTAACTTATCTGCCAACTAACAAAGGTTTGCTAACAACTCAAAAGGTACATGTTTGTGTTGAGTCATTGAGTCTGGACAACGCATTTGCCATGATATTATCCTTCCTTGCTTGGAACTCAACCACAAAGTCATGGCCAATTAGCTTTGTCAACCACTTTTGTTGTGCCGGTGTCCTGATCCTTTGTTTTAGTAGATACTTCAGGCtttgataattgattttgatCTTGAATACTTGACCCAATAAGTAGAATCTTCACTTTTGAATTGTTGTAACCAAAGCCAAGAATTCCTTCTCATAAGCGGATAATGACAATTCTTTACCCTTAACTCCCCTACAAAAATAAGATATTGGTTGGCCTCATTACATTAATACAACCTTAATACTTGTTCCAAGAGTATCACATTCCACTATAAAAGTTGATTAAAATTTAGTAGCGCTAAGACTAGTGGAGATGACActgttttctttaattgattAAAGGCATGGTCTGCTTTTATATCCTAATTaaaggccttttttttttttcaataacataGTTAATAGGCATTCAATAGCCTTATAACCCTCAATAAACCTTCAACAATAGTTTGTTAAGTCCAAAAAACCCCTTAGTGATTTTAGGTTTGTTGGTTTGAGCCGTTTGATAATGGTCACCACCTTTCTAGGATTGACCTGAACTCCCTTGCTCGAGACTATATGGTCCAAGTATTTGATATCTTTACTAATAAACTTACATGTAGTCCATTTAACATATACTTGTGCTGAAACCAAAGTATTGAATACCTTTTTAGATCCTTCACATGGTCTTCCACATTATAATTGTAGACCaagatatcataaaaaaacacaaatttccTGAAAAAAGGGTTGAAAAACCTCATTCATTAACCTTTGAAAAATTGAAGGGGCATTTGCAAGCCTAAAGGGCATtaccaaaaattcaaaatgcccTTCATGAGTTTTAAATGTAGTTTTTGGTGCATCCTCCTCTTTTATCATGATCTAATGGAAACCTAACTTGAAGTTTAGTTTAGAAAATACATGAGAACCATAAAGCTCATCTAGCAACTCTTCAACCACTGATATAAGAAATTTTTCCTTTACTGTCTCTTTGTTCAAGGCCCGATAGTCTACACACATTCACTATGATCTATGTGCTTTTTTGATTAACATAACTAAAGATGAAAATAGACTTTAGCTAGGCCTAATGGCTGCTAACTCTAGTAACTCCTTAACCAAGTTTTCTATCTCTGATTTTTGGTAATATAGATACCTGTAAGATCTGAAATTAATAGGAGAAGTATCATTCTTTAGCACTATAACATGTTTATGTGATTTAGCTAGAGGTAGTTCCTTAAACTCTTGAAACACCTCTTTAGATTCCAATAGTAGTTCTTTAATCTATTTAGGAACTTTATTGTAGACCACTCCCATCTTTCAAATATGCAGGATCAGCCCCTTTGTTACTCTTATCATTTCCTGAAAGAAGGTAGGTCCACAATCTACCTCTGAATTTTTTACCCTAGCccttttaatcatttttttgccTTCATGATGAAATTCAGTCATTAAGGTTGTAAAGTCCTATATAATTGGCCTAAGAGTGTTGAGCCATTCGATTCCCAACACAATATCATAACCATCTATTTGAATGATATAAGCCTGTGTAATGAACCCAACCTCTTGAATTAATAGCTTCATGTAAAAAACACTACCTTCACTCTATATTTTGAAACCATCAACAATCTTTACCTTTATGGGCTTATGTCTTGAAATATCTAACCTTACCTTCTTGGCCACCTTAGGATGAAAGAAATCATGCATGCTTCTTGTGTTTATTAATACCACAAAACCTGACCATTCAACTTAACCTCTACCATCATTGTCTTAGGGTTTGGACTCCCTATAATAGCATGGAAAAAGATTCCtacttcctcttttttttaggtTCACTTACATTAATAAGGTCTCTTGGAAGATTAGTAACAACTTCCTTAGCCTCCTCGTCCACTTTCTctgttaaaaacatttttaggcCTATATATTTATACCTTAGAACCCACTTATCGTCATTCTTAAAACACAACCCCTTATCCATTTTCTCCTTCATCTGTTCTGGCATGAGTCTCTGTATTAGTATTATTAGTTTACTATCAACCTTGGCTTGAGTTACACTTTTGGTTTGAAAACCTGTTAGGCCTGATCTCCAAGACTTCTTCATAACAACTAAAATTCCCTCCTGAATCCTGTCCAAACCATAAGAAAACACCAGATTTTAAGGGTCCAACATTTTCACACCGATCTTGATCTTCTCTTTCAAACCTCCCAGGAAACAATTAAGTCGATAAGAGTAAGACAAACCCTAACCTgatttgaagaaattcaaatgaGGTTTTGTATATTTCAATTGTTGAGgtttgtttaatattaattaggTCCTTCTTTGGATCGTCATGGGTTGACGACCTTAACCAAATTTGTGAAACATTTATAAAGGCCTCTTAACTTGTGTGAAATCGTGTTTCCTTCAATTTTTGGTACCAAGTTACAACCTTC
This Populus alba chromosome 7, ASM523922v2, whole genome shotgun sequence DNA region includes the following protein-coding sequences:
- the LOC118049634 gene encoding cellulose synthase A catalytic subunit 2 [UDP-forming] isoform X1, with protein sequence MNTGGRLIAGSHNRNEFVLINADENARIKSVQELSGQVCHICGDEIEITVDGELFVACNECAFPVCRPCYEYERREGNQACPQCKTRYKRLKGSPRVEGDEEEDDIDDLEHEFDYGNFDGLSPEQVAEAMLSSRMNTGRASHSNISGIPTHGELDSSPLNSKIPLLTYGEEDTEISSDRHALIVPPSHGNRFHPISFPDPSIPLAQPRPMVPKKDIAVYGYGSVAWKDRMEDWKKRQNDKLQVVKHEGGNDNGNFEGDGLDDPDLPMMDEGRQPLSRKLPIPSSKINPYRMIIILRLVVVGLFFHYRILHPVNDAYGLWLTSVICEIWFAVSWILDQFPKWYPIERETYLDRLSLRYEKEGKPSELASVDVFVSTVDPMKEPPLITANTVLSILAVDYPVDKVACYVSDDGAAMLTFEALSETSEFARKWVPFCKKFNIEPRAPEWYFSQKMDYLKNKVHPAFVRERRAMKREYEEFKVKINGLVSTAQKVPEDGWTMQDGTPWPGNNVRDHPGMIQVFLGQSGVRDVEGNELPRLVYVSREKRPGFEHHKKAGAMNALMRVTAVLSNAPYLLNVDCDHYINNSRALREAMCFLMDPTSGKKVCYVQFPQRFDGIDRHDRYSNRNVVFFDINMKGLDGLQGPIYVGTGCVFRRQALYGYDAPVKKRPPGKTCNCWPKWCCLCCGSRKNKKLKQKKDKKKSKNREASKQIHALENIEEGIEESTSEKSSETSQMKLEKKFGQSPVFIASTLLENGGVPRDASPASLLREAIQVISCGYEDKTEWGKEVGWIYGSVTEDILTGFKMHCHGWRSVYCIPKRPAFKGSAPINLSDRLHQVLRWALGSVEIFFSRHCPIWYGYGGGLKWLERFSYINSVVYPWTSIPLLVYCTLPAICLLTGKFIVPEISNYASIVFMALFISIAATGILEMQWGGVGIDDWWRNEQFWVIGGASAHLFALFQGLLKVLAGVSTNFTVTSKAADDGEFSELYLFKWTSLLIPPTTLLIMNIVGVVVGVSDAINNGYDSWGPLFGRLFFALWVIIHLYPFLKGLLGKQDRMPTIILVWSILLASILTLLWVRINPFVSKGGPVLELCGLNCD
- the LOC118049634 gene encoding cellulose synthase A catalytic subunit 2 [UDP-forming] isoform X2, with translation MNTGGRLIAGSHNRNEFVLINADENARIKSVQELSGQVCHICGDEIEITVDGELFVACNECAFPVCRPCYEYERREGNQACPQCKTRYKRLKGSPRVEGDEEEDDIDDLEHEFDYGNFDGLSPEQVAEAMLSSRMNTGRASHSNISGIPTHGELDSSPLNSKIPLLTYGEEDTEISSDRHALIVPPSHGNRFHPISFPDPSIPSQPRPMVPKKDIAVYGYGSVAWKDRMEDWKKRQNDKLQVVKHEGGNDNGNFEGDGLDDPDLPMMDEGRQPLSRKLPIPSSKINPYRMIIILRLVVVGLFFHYRILHPVNDAYGLWLTSVICEIWFAVSWILDQFPKWYPIERETYLDRLSLRYEKEGKPSELASVDVFVSTVDPMKEPPLITANTVLSILAVDYPVDKVACYVSDDGAAMLTFEALSETSEFARKWVPFCKKFNIEPRAPEWYFSQKMDYLKNKVHPAFVRERRAMKREYEEFKVKINGLVSTAQKVPEDGWTMQDGTPWPGNNVRDHPGMIQVFLGQSGVRDVEGNELPRLVYVSREKRPGFEHHKKAGAMNALMRVTAVLSNAPYLLNVDCDHYINNSRALREAMCFLMDPTSGKKVCYVQFPQRFDGIDRHDRYSNRNVVFFDINMKGLDGLQGPIYVGTGCVFRRQALYGYDAPVKKRPPGKTCNCWPKWCCLCCGSRKNKKLKQKKDKKKSKNREASKQIHALENIEEGIEESTSEKSSETSQMKLEKKFGQSPVFIASTLLENGGVPRDASPASLLREAIQVISCGYEDKTEWGKEVGWIYGSVTEDILTGFKMHCHGWRSVYCIPKRPAFKGSAPINLSDRLHQVLRWALGSVEIFFSRHCPIWYGYGGGLKWLERFSYINSVVYPWTSIPLLVYCTLPAICLLTGKFIVPEISNYASIVFMALFISIAATGILEMQWGGVGIDDWWRNEQFWVIGGASAHLFALFQGLLKVLAGVSTNFTVTSKAADDGEFSELYLFKWTSLLIPPTTLLIMNIVGVVVGVSDAINNGYDSWGPLFGRLFFALWVIIHLYPFLKGLLGKQDRMPTIILVWSILLASILTLLWVRINPFVSKGGPVLELCGLNCD